A section of the Flavobacterium sp. J372 genome encodes:
- a CDS encoding DUF5362 family protein, with protein sequence MLYLFKFASNTKKALNSNNSDSLTDAFENLKSHYKFLGIVMIIVIASYIVGIIAMAVFFASNVSANM encoded by the coding sequence GTGCTTTACCTTTTTAAGTTTGCTTCGAACACCAAAAAAGCTCTTAACTCTAACAACAGCGACAGTCTTACTGATGCCTTTGAAAATCTTAAGTCGCACTACAAATTTTTAGGAATTGTAATGATAATTGTTATTGCGAGTTACATTGTTGGTATAATTGCTATGGCCGTGTTTTTTGCAAGCAATGTAAGCGCAAATATGTAA
- a CDS encoding Smr/MutS family protein, which yields MLCFGKKKEPKNAVLQEKKSRKDDITLEIDLHIEKLVKKKGGMSNYEILTLQSETARRQLDFAIANRIPKVVFIHGVGEGVLKAELEFLFGRYDNIIVSEADYQKYGLGALQVYIKQNPKR from the coding sequence GTGCTGTGCTTCGGGAAAAAGAAAGAACCAAAAAACGCAGTTTTACAAGAGAAGAAATCCCGTAAGGATGATATTACCCTTGAGATTGACCTTCATATTGAAAAGCTTGTGAAGAAAAAAGGCGGTATGAGCAATTATGAAATCCTTACATTACAGTCTGAAACAGCCAGGCGCCAGCTTGACTTTGCCATTGCCAACCGCATACCCAAAGTTGTTTTTATACACGGCGTTGGCGAAGGTGTGCTGAAAGCCGAACTTGAATTCTTATTCGGCAGATATGACAATATTATAGTAAGCGAAGCTGATTACCAAAAATACGGCCTTGGTGCACTACAGGTCTACATAAAACAAAATCCTAAAAGGTAA